In Micromonospora cremea, the genomic window CATAGTGGAGCTGGCCGAGCGCAGCGGGACGTCCCCGGCGACCATCACCCGTTTCTGCCGGGCGATGGGCTTCGAGGGCTACGCCGACCTGCGGCTGGGCATCGCCTCCGAGACCGGCCGGGCACGCTCGGCCGGCTGGACCGTCGACATCGGTCGGGAGATCCAGCCCAGCGACCCGCTGGCCCGGGTGCTCGACCAGATCATGGCCGCCGACACCCGGGCCATGCACGACACCGCCGCGCTGCTCGACCTCGCCGAGGTGGAGCGGGCCGCGGTGGCGATCGCCGGTGCCAGCAGGGTGAACATCTTCGGCGCCAGCGGCAGCGCGCTGGTCGGCGAGGAGATGCAGTTCAGCCTGCACCGCATCGGGTGGCCGCGTGGGCCTGGAACGACGTGCACGAGGGGCTGGCCAGCGCCGCGCTGCTGCGTACCGGAGACGTGGCGCTGGGCATCTCGCACACCGGCCAGACCCGGGAGACGATCGAGATGCTCGCCGAGGCGGGCAGCCGGGGCGCCACCACGATCGCCCTCACCGGCTTCCCCCGCTCACCTTTGGCCGAGCTGGCCGACATCGTGCTGCTCACCGCCAGCCAGGCGACCACCTTCCGGCCGGACGCGCTCTCTGCCCGCCACCCCCAGCTGGTGGTGCTCGACCTGCTCTACATCGCCGTCGCCCAGCGCACCCACGACCGCGCCCCACGCGGCCTTCCGGCGTACCGCGCAGGCCGTCGACGGGCACAAGGCCGCGAAGGGAGCCCTCGCATGATCAGCGCCCAGGGGTACGCGGACGCGGTCCGCCCGGTGCTCGACCGGCTGCTCGACACCGAGGCCGACGGCATCACCCGGGCCGCCGACCTGATCGCCGGAGCCTGCGCGCCGGCGGTGTGCTCCAGGCGTTCGGCGCCGGGCACTCCGAGGCGTTCGCCGCCGAACTGGTCGCCCGGGCCGGCGGGTTGGTCCCCACCAACCGGCTTTCGGTGCGTGACCTGGTGGTGCACGGCGACGCCCCGCCGGACGTGCTCGCCGACCCCAAGCTGGAACGCGACCCCTCCATCGCCCACCAGATCTACGCGCTCGCGGCGCCCCAGCCGCGCGACGTGTTCGTGTGGCGTCCCAATCCGGCATCAACGGCTCGGTGGTCGAGCTGGCGGCGCTGGTCACCGAGCGCGGTCATCCGTTGATCGCGGTCACCTCGGTCGAGCACACTGCACGGGTCGCCCCGCGGCACCCGTCCGGTCGACGGCTCGCCGACCTCGCCGACGTCGTGCTGGACAACGGCGCGCCGTACGGTGATGCACTGCTGCCGCTCGAGGCGGCGGCGCGGTCTGTGCGGTCTCCTCGGTCACCACTGCGCTGCTGGCGCAGCTGCTGACCGCGGAGGTCGTACGACGGTTCCATCAGGCCGGAGAGGTGCCCCCTATCTACCTCTCGGCCAACGTCCCCGCGGGGACGAGCACAACATCGCCCTCGAGTCGCGGTACGCCGGGCGTCTCCGGCGCACCGCCTGACCCGAATTCCACAAGGAGAGACGACGATGTCGATTACCCCCGAGCACCCGGCCGAACTCGACCGCCGCACGGTGCTGCGTCGCGCCGCCGCCGTGGGCATGCTCGCCACGCCGGCCATCGGCCTGCTCAGCGCCTGCGCCACCAGCAGCGGTGACGAGAAGAACGAGCAGGTCTCCGGCGGCACGAAGAGCGCGGCCAACCCGCTGGGCGCCAAGGAGGACGCCCCGATCGAGGTGGTCATCTTCAACGGCGGTTACGGCGAGAAGTACGCCACCGACGTGCACGAGCCGCTCTACAAGAAGGCGTTCCCAAGTCCGAGGTGAAGCACCAGGCGACCCAGGCGGTCTCCACGGTGCTGCAGCCGCGGTTCGCCGGCGGCAACCCGCCGGAGTTCGTCAACAACTCGGGCGAGAAGTTCCTCGACTTCGGTGCGCTCGTCAACGACGGCCAGCTGCAGGACCTCACCGAGCTGTGGGACGCGCCTTCGGTCGACGACCCGAGCAAGAAGGTCCGCGACACCGTCATCCCGGGCGTTGTCGAGCAGGGCATGTTCAACACCGCCGACGGGGGGCGCAAGCCGTTCGTCCTGTACTACGTCTCGACGGTCTACGGGATCTGGTACTCGGGCAAGCTCTTCAAGGACAACGGTTGGACCGCGCCCACCAACTGGGAGCAGTTCAAGGCGCTCTGCGAGCAGATCAAGGCCAAGGGCATCACCCCGTACGGCTACGCCGGGGCGAACGCGGCCTACTACCAGTGGAACGTGATCCTCACCCAGGCCGCGAAGATCGGCGGCACCGACGTTCTGAAGAACATCGACAACCTGGAGGACGGCGCCTGGAAGCAGGACGCTGTCAAGCAGGCCGCGGAGGCGTGGGCCGAGATCGGCGCGAAGTACTCGGACAAGAGCTTCGAGGGGCTCAAGCACACCGACGTGCAGCTGCGGCAGAACCAGGGCAAGGTCGCCTTCTACCCGTCCGGCGACTGGCTGGAGAACGAGCAGAAGAAGGACACGCCGGCGGGCTTCACCTACCAGCTCATGCCGGTGCCCAGCCTCACGGCGTCGGACAAGCTGCCGGCGGCCGCTATCCGGGCGGCCGGTGGCGAGGGATACTTCGTCTCGTCCAAGAGCAAGAACCCGCGTGGTGGCATGGAGTACATGCGCCAGATGCTCTCCAAGGCGGGCGCCCGGGGCTTCACCGAGACCGTCGGTGCGGCCACGGTCGTGCCGGCCGGCAGCGAGGGCTTCCAGTTCCCGCCGGGTGTGGCCAGCGCTCAGGCCGCGCTGAAGGCAGCCGGCAAGGACGTGTTCAACATGCTCTTCGACAACTGGTACAAGGAGCTCGACACGGAGGCGCGGACCGCCACCAACGAGCTGATGTTCGGTCGGATCAAGGCGGACGCGTTCGTGGAGCGGATCCAGAAGCGCGCCGACGCGATCAAGAAGGATTCCTCCGTCACCAAGTTCAAGCGCTGATCGGAGCGTAGGGGTCATGCGGCACGGCAAGTATCCGTTCGTGATCGGGTTCCTGTTCGCCCCGGTCACGCTGTACGTGGTCTTCGTCATCGCGCCGTACGCGCAGGCGTTCCAGATCTCGATGACCAACTGGCGGGGGCTGTCGGCCCCGCAGTGGGTGGGCTTCGACAACTACCGGAGGCTGTTCGACGACGGCAG contains:
- the ngcE gene encoding N-acetylglucosamine/diacetylchitobiose ABC transporter substrate-binding protein yields the protein MKHQATQAVSTVLQPRFAGGNPPEFVNNSGEKFLDFGALVNDGQLQDLTELWDAPSVDDPSKKVRDTVIPGVVEQGMFNTADGGRKPFVLYYVSTVYGIWYSGKLFKDNGWTAPTNWEQFKALCEQIKAKGITPYGYAGANAAYYQWNVILTQAAKIGGTDVLKNIDNLEDGAWKQDAVKQAAEAWAEIGAKYSDKSFEGLKHTDVQLRQNQGKVAFYPSGDWLENEQKKDTPAGFTYQLMPVPSLTASDKLPAAAIRAAGGEGYFVSSKSKNPRGGMEYMRQMLSKAGARGFTETVGAATVVPAGSEGFQFPPGVASAQAALKAAGKDVFNMLFDNWYKELDTEARTATNELMFGRIKADAFVERIQKRADAIKKDSSVTKFKR